The Fusobacteriaceae bacterium DNA segment TGCGCTTTCTCGATTATCGCGGGAAGAGCCTGATTTTGTTTATCCCTTACCGGGAAGATATGTATTTTGAGATCCTGAGTCCGCTCAACTTCCTTGAGGAAGGCGCCGGCGCCTCCACGAAATACAATGTGCGCCTCGTGGTCGTGATCTTTATTTTCGGCTGCCTCGCGTCCTTCGTCTTCGCGAAAAAGATTTCCCAGCCCCTTGTGGAGCTGAAAAACATCGCCAACAACATCTCGCGTTCCGATTTCAGCCAGAAATTTGAGTACGGCAGCAGGGACGAGGTGGGGCAACTGGGCATTTCCATCAACAAAATGGCCGAAGAGTTGGAGAACAACATCACGGAAATCAACAACAAAAACCTCATGCTCGAAAAAGAAGTCGAACACGAGAAACGTCTTGAAAAAATGCGCAAGGAATTTATCGCCAACGTGAGCCATGAACTCAAAACGCCCATTGCCATTATCCAGGGCTATGCCCAGGGGCTGGCCGAAGGCGTCGTGGCCGCCGAAGACATGGATTTTTACACGAGCACGATCATGGAAGAAAGCGTCAAGATGAACAACCTTGTGCAGGAGCTCCTGCTCGTTTCCAAGATGGAGTCCAGCCGCATGGAATTCAACCGGCGGCATATGGACTACTATCCGACGATACAGGATTTCATCCGAAAATTCTCCCGGGACAACAAAAAAATCTATTACGCGGGTCCCGGCGAAATCCGGGTCGTCTGCGACGACAAATTCATCGACCGGGTCATGAATAATTTTATCGTCAACGCGCTCAAATACTCGACGGAGAACAGCGATATCGGCATAGAGGTCACTGAGGAAGCGGAAGATTTCAAGATCGCGGTCAAAAACGAGACGGACCGGCTGAATCCCGAGGACCTCGGCGACATCTGGATCCCCTTTTACCGCAAAGACGCCGCGAGAGACAGGGACGGCCACGGATTGGGGCTTTCCATCGTAAAGGGCATCCTCGAAAACCACAAATGCCCCTACGGAACGGAAATGAAGGATAAAGTCGTGAGCTTCTGGTTCAAGCTCCCCAAGGCTGTGGAACCGCCCGATGACGAAGATGACGACGAATTTGACGAGGGGGAAGACGCGTGAAAGAGCAAGCGACGGAAGCGCGGATCAAAGAGCTGATCGAAAAATGCCTTGAGATACGAAAAAACGCCTATGCGCCTTATTCGGGCTTTGCCGTGGGGGCAGTGCTCGTAGATCACGCGGGCAGAGAGTTTTCCGGGGTAAACGTCGAAAACGCCTCCTTCGGCCTGACGGTCTGCGCCGAGCGAAACGCCGTGGCGGCCGCCGTGGCAGGCGGCATGAAACAGATCAAGCTTCTCTGCGTCGCGGCCGACGCGCCCGCTCCGGTCACGCCCTGCGGGGCCTGCCGACAGGTGATCGCCGAATTTGCGGACGAAGACGCCGTCATCATCGCGGCAAACTTAGATAAAAACTATAAACTTTATAAGGTTTCGGATTTGCTCCCCGAGGGCTTCAAGCTGAAACCATGAGCATTCCCATGATATGAAAATCCCTGATAGCGGCATCCATTGGGGATTTTTTACTGACAGTGAGGTGACGATACTTGAGACACAATCCGATCAAATTGACGGGAGACTGGAACGAGGGCTACGCCCTGGATTACAACGCGAAAAAAATCACGTACACGGGAACGAACATTTTCGGTTATCCCAAGCTCATCTATGACTATACGGAGATCGGCAAACTGCTCTATGAAATGAAAGAATTTGACGATGACGACAAATGCGTGCGTCTGGCGGAGATCATGGCCGACTTCATCAAAAACCACTGGGGGATCAGGGACCGGATCGACGGGATCATCGTCGCGCCGACTTCGACGGATATGCCCAATTCGCCGCTCTACAAGCTGGCAAAACGGATCGGCAGTCTCGTGGACAGACCGGTCTCCCTGCATTTTTTCGCGAAGCTCTCGGTACGGGAGATCAAAGCCCTCGATACCGAAGAAAAAATGGATATTTTCAAGAATAACATGAAAAAAATGAAAAAACTGCAAACCCGGGGAAACATCCTCATCCTCGACGACTTTTACAACACGGGGACAACCATGCGGAGCATCGCGGGACTCATGCGGGAGGACATCAATCTGGACGCCCTCTACGTGCTGACCGCCGTGCTCAACAAAAAAATCGACTGAGGAGGTTATCATGATTTACGACGAAATCCGGCGCCTTGACCGCTACCGGGGGATCCACCCGAATCTTGACACGGCCATTGACGCCATTTTACACGGGGTACTGGATACCCGCAAAAAGGGGCGAAACGTCATTGACGGCGATCTGGTCTATTTCAGCTACCCCGGCGACATGCGCTCAAAGCCCGTGGAGGAGGCCAAAATCGAGGGACATCGGATCTGCGCCGACATCCATATGCTCTTTGCCGACGAGGAAATCCTCGGCTATACGCCGGCGGGAAACGTCCGGGAGAAAAGCTATACGGAAAAATTCGACTTCGCGGAGTACGAGGGGGTCTGCGATACCTTCGTCGCCCTCAGGCCCGGGATGTTTGTGATTTTCTTTCCCGGGGAGCCCCACCAGCCCCTGATCACCCGCGGCGAGCCCCGGGCGGTCGACAAGGTCATCTTCAAAGTCAATCTCGCGGCAACGAAGGGAGAGGACAATCTTTGACCGGAAACGGCTGAAAAATAATCCGGATTTTACTTGAAGAATCTGAAGAAATGCTGTACACTTATACTGGAGAAGTTTTTTTGTAAGGGGGAGTTTTTTTTGAAAAAAACAAAAATCGTCTGCACGATCGGACCTGCGTCGGATTCCAAAGAAACCATGCGGGAAATGCTCAGGGCCGGCATGAATATGATGCGGCTCAATTTTTCCCACGGCAGTTATGAAGAACACGGCGAACGGATCAAGGCCTTCCGGGAAGTAAAGAAGGAACTGGGGATCCGGGCCGCAATTATGCTGGACAACAAAGGACCCGAAATCCGGACCATGACCCTCGAGGGGGGCCGGGACGTCCGGATTGTGGCGGGACAGGAATTTATCATTACGACGGACAAAACCCTCGTGGGCAACAGTCAGAAAGTTGCGGTCACCTATGAGGGCTTCGCCCGGGATCTGAAACTGCACGATACGATCCTCATCGACGACGGGCTGCTGGAATTTACCGTGACGGAAATCGGCGACGCCGAAGTCAAATGTATCGCCCGCAACG contains these protein-coding regions:
- a CDS encoding HAMP domain-containing histidine kinase, with protein sequence MKLRWKLFSIILGTVGFILLGILVVNSVYLERFFVREQKEKLLEIGRVLTDPAYVVDLQNIEMHSNVSISIKKLEMLNQFEKSSMMSRSEIDDISGLLKQGKMIFSEVRFLDYRGKSLILFIPYREDMYFEILSPLNFLEEGAGASTKYNVRLVVVIFIFGCLASFVFAKKISQPLVELKNIANNISRSDFSQKFEYGSRDEVGQLGISINKMAEELENNITEINNKNLMLEKEVEHEKRLEKMRKEFIANVSHELKTPIAIIQGYAQGLAEGVVAAEDMDFYTSTIMEESVKMNNLVQELLLVSKMESSRMEFNRRHMDYYPTIQDFIRKFSRDNKKIYYAGPGEIRVVCDDKFIDRVMNNFIVNALKYSTENSDIGIEVTEEAEDFKIAVKNETDRLNPEDLGDIWIPFYRKDAARDRDGHGLGLSIVKGILENHKCPYGTEMKDKVVSFWFKLPKAVEPPDDEDDDEFDEGEDA
- the cdd gene encoding cytidine deaminase produces the protein MKEQATEARIKELIEKCLEIRKNAYAPYSGFAVGAVLVDHAGREFSGVNVENASFGLTVCAERNAVAAAVAGGMKQIKLLCVAADAPAPVTPCGACRQVIAEFADEDAVIIAANLDKNYKLYKVSDLLPEGFKLKP
- a CDS encoding ComF family protein; this translates as MRHNPIKLTGDWNEGYALDYNAKKITYTGTNIFGYPKLIYDYTEIGKLLYEMKEFDDDDKCVRLAEIMADFIKNHWGIRDRIDGIIVAPTSTDMPNSPLYKLAKRIGSLVDRPVSLHFFAKLSVREIKALDTEEKMDIFKNNMKKMKKLQTRGNILILDDFYNTGTTMRSIAGLMREDINLDALYVLTAVLNKKID
- a CDS encoding YhcH/YjgK/YiaL family protein, yielding MIYDEIRRLDRYRGIHPNLDTAIDAILHGVLDTRKKGRNVIDGDLVYFSYPGDMRSKPVEEAKIEGHRICADIHMLFADEEILGYTPAGNVREKSYTEKFDFAEYEGVCDTFVALRPGMFVIFFPGEPHQPLITRGEPRAVDKVIFKVNLAATKGEDNL